The following proteins come from a genomic window of Polaribacter dokdonensis:
- a CDS encoding isocitrate lyase has product MKNLAQPNYSSVLETVQNLKKKFGNSWQSINAESAARMVSQNQFRTGLDIAKYTAGIMRKDMSDYDADSSKYTQSLGCWHGFVAQQKMIAVKKHHKTTNKRYLYLSGWMVAALRSEFGPLPDQSMHEKTAVPALIAEIYDFLRQADAIELNDLFRRLENGEDLQAEIDNYESHIVPIIADIDAGFGNEEATYLLAKKMIQAGACALQIENQVSDAKQCGHQDGKVTVPHEDFIAKLNAIRYAFIELGVEEGVIVARTDSEGAGLTQKLPVSQKPGDLASQYLAFVDAEEITLKEAKEDEVLMKRGGKLLRPIRLANGLYKFKEGTNIDRVVLDCITSLQNGADLLWIETPTPNVAQIASMVNRVKEMVPDAKLVYNNSPSFNWTLNFRKQVYEEMAASGLDILHYDKENLMDAKYDGSYLCKRADEKIRTFQADSSREAGIFHHLITLPTYHTTALHMNDLTEGYFGEEGMLAYVKGVQRQEIRKGVSCVKHQRMAGSDLGDDHKTFFAGDKALKAGGTKNTSNQFDNINTNKKAKLEVSKVA; this is encoded by the coding sequence ATGAAAAATTTAGCACAACCCAATTACAGTTCTGTATTAGAAACAGTTCAAAATCTGAAGAAGAAATTTGGAAATTCTTGGCAATCAATAAACGCAGAAAGTGCTGCAAGAATGGTAAGTCAAAATCAATTTAGAACTGGGTTAGATATTGCAAAATATACTGCAGGTATAATGAGAAAAGATATGTCTGATTATGATGCAGACTCAAGTAAATACACACAATCTTTAGGTTGTTGGCATGGATTTGTTGCGCAACAAAAAATGATAGCAGTTAAAAAACATCATAAAACTACTAACAAAAGGTATTTGTATTTATCAGGTTGGATGGTTGCTGCTTTGCGCTCAGAGTTTGGGCCATTACCAGATCAATCTATGCATGAAAAAACTGCTGTGCCTGCTTTAATTGCTGAAATTTATGACTTTTTAAGGCAAGCTGATGCAATTGAATTGAATGATTTGTTTAGACGTTTAGAAAATGGAGAAGATTTGCAAGCTGAAATAGATAATTATGAATCGCATATTGTGCCAATTATTGCAGACATTGATGCAGGTTTTGGTAATGAAGAAGCAACTTATTTATTAGCAAAAAAAATGATTCAAGCTGGAGCTTGTGCTTTGCAAATAGAAAATCAGGTTTCAGATGCAAAACAATGTGGTCATCAAGATGGAAAAGTAACTGTACCTCATGAAGATTTTATTGCAAAATTAAATGCTATTAGATATGCATTTATAGAGTTAGGAGTAGAGGAAGGTGTAATTGTTGCAAGAACAGACTCTGAAGGTGCAGGTTTAACTCAAAAATTACCTGTAAGTCAAAAACCAGGAGATTTAGCTTCTCAGTATTTAGCATTTGTAGATGCTGAAGAAATCACTTTAAAAGAAGCCAAAGAAGATGAGGTTTTAATGAAAAGAGGAGGAAAGTTGTTAAGACCAATTCGTTTGGCAAATGGTTTGTATAAATTTAAAGAAGGTACTAATATAGATAGAGTAGTTTTAGATTGTATTACAAGTTTGCAAAATGGTGCAGATTTATTGTGGATAGAGACTCCAACTCCTAATGTAGCTCAGATTGCTTCTATGGTAAATAGAGTTAAAGAAATGGTGCCAGATGCAAAGTTGGTGTATAATAATTCACCTTCATTTAATTGGACATTGAATTTTAGAAAACAAGTGTATGAAGAAATGGCTGCTTCTGGGTTAGATATATTACATTATGATAAAGAAAATTTAATGGACGCAAAATATGATGGATCTTACCTTTGCAAAAGAGCAGATGAAAAAATAAGAACATTTCAAGCAGATAGTTCTAGAGAAGCAGGTATATTTCATCACTTAATTACATTACCTACCTATCATACAACAGCTTTGCATATGAATGATTTAACTGAAGGTTATTTTGGAGAAGAAGGGATGTTAGCTTATGTAAAAGGTGTACAAAGACAAGAAATTAGAAAAGGAGTTTCTTGTGTTAAACATCAAAGAATGGCTGGTTCAGATTTAGGTGATGATCATAAAACGTTTTTTGCAGGAGACAAAGCCTTAAAAGCTGGTGGAACAAAGAATACCTCAAATCAGTTTGATAATATAAATACCAATAAAAAAGCCAAATTAGAAGTTTCTAAAGTGGCTTAG
- a CDS encoding ABC transporter permease — protein MLRLLTIEFHKLRYNKASKVLSIIYFGLLTSIALIAAIKFEFGDFKLHLADAGIFNFPYIWHFNTFIAAILKFFLLLVIVSMMSNEYSYKTLKQNLIDGLSKKEFILSKFYTVIAFALISTLFVFVVSLILGLVYSDFDEFSIIVSDLDYLLAFFVKLVGFFSFGLFLGILVKRSAFAVGAMFVWLIIESMFKGYLYWQFQSAENTGEKVDSIMQFLPLEAMSNLIKEPFSRLGAVRSAANTMGEMFTKSYDVEVINVLIVSAWTFIFIYLSYKLLLKRDL, from the coding sequence ATGTTAAGACTTCTCACTATAGAATTTCATAAATTAAGATATAATAAAGCTAGTAAAGTATTATCTATTATTTACTTTGGGCTACTTACATCAATTGCTTTAATTGCAGCCATTAAATTTGAATTTGGTGATTTTAAATTGCATTTAGCGGATGCAGGAATTTTTAATTTTCCTTACATCTGGCATTTTAACACGTTTATAGCAGCCATTTTAAAGTTTTTCTTATTGCTAGTTATTGTATCTATGATGTCTAATGAATACAGCTACAAAACCTTAAAACAAAATTTGATAGATGGTTTAAGCAAAAAAGAGTTTATACTTTCTAAGTTTTACACTGTAATTGCTTTTGCCTTAATCTCTACACTATTTGTATTTGTAGTTTCTTTAATATTAGGTTTAGTGTATTCAGATTTTGATGAATTTTCAATCATAGTATCTGATTTAGACTATTTATTAGCCTTTTTTGTGAAACTGGTTGGCTTTTTCTCTTTTGGATTATTCTTAGGAATTTTAGTAAAACGATCTGCTTTTGCAGTTGGAGCCATGTTTGTTTGGTTAATTATAGAAAGTATGTTTAAAGGCTATTTGTATTGGCAATTTCAAAGCGCTGAGAACACAGGTGAAAAAGTAGATTCTATTATGCAATTTTTACCTTTAGAAGCCATGTCTAACTTAATAAAAGAGCCATTTTCTAGATTAGGAGCTGTAAGGTCTGCTGCAAATACAATGGGTGAAATGTTTACAAAAAGTTATGATGTAGAAGTAATTAATGTACTTATTGTTTCTGCATGGACATTCATTTTTATTTATTTATCATACAAATTATTATTAAAGAGAGATTTATAA
- a CDS encoding ABC transporter ATP-binding protein: protein METILSLKNLDKKYGKVHAVNDLSFDIQKGNVYGILGPNGSGKSTTLGIILNVVNRTSGEFSWFDGKLSTHEALKKVGAIIERPNFYPYMTAAQNLSLICRIKGISTEKIDEKLTTVNLFERRNSKFSTFSLGMKQRLAIASALLNDPEILILDEPTNGLDPQGIHEIREIIKKIAANGTTILLASHLLDEVEKVCSHVVVIRKGVKLYSGRVDEMTASKGLFELKVDKDEEKLISLLESHDAILKVTKEQDQIIATLNDEISASEINSLLFKNGLVLSHLVKRKPSLEQQFLDLTKNN from the coding sequence TTGGAAACTATCTTATCACTCAAAAATCTCGACAAAAAATATGGCAAAGTTCATGCTGTAAATGATTTATCTTTTGACATTCAAAAAGGTAACGTTTATGGTATTCTTGGCCCAAATGGAAGTGGAAAATCGACCACTTTAGGTATCATATTAAATGTTGTAAATAGAACATCAGGTGAGTTTTCTTGGTTTGATGGAAAATTATCTACACATGAAGCTTTAAAAAAAGTAGGCGCAATTATTGAACGCCCAAACTTTTATCCATACATGACAGCTGCACAGAATTTATCTTTAATCTGCAGAATAAAAGGAATATCTACTGAAAAAATAGATGAAAAACTAACCACTGTAAATCTTTTTGAAAGAAGAAATAGTAAGTTTAGTACCTTTTCTTTAGGTATGAAACAACGTTTGGCAATTGCATCTGCATTGTTAAACGATCCTGAAATTTTAATTTTAGATGAACCTACAAATGGTTTAGACCCTCAAGGAATTCACGAAATAAGAGAAATTATAAAGAAGATTGCTGCAAATGGTACTACAATTTTATTAGCATCTCACCTTTTAGATGAAGTGGAAAAAGTGTGTAGCCATGTAGTTGTAATTAGAAAAGGTGTAAAATTATATTCTGGTAGAGTGGATGAAATGACAGCCTCTAAAGGCCTATTTGAACTTAAAGTAGATAAGGATGAAGAAAAATTAATTTCATTATTAGAGAGTCATGATGCTATTTTAAAGGTTACCAAAGAGCAAGATCAAATCATTGCTACACTTAATGATGAGATTTCTGCCTCAGAAATAAACAGTTTGTTATTTAAAAATGGATTAGTACTAAGCCACTTGGTAAAACGCAAACCAAGTTTAGAACAACAATTTTTAGATTTAACAAAAAACAACTAA
- a CDS encoding IS1096 element passenger TnpR family protein, whose amino-acid sequence MYKIRIILDTKEDVLRTILVDDTINLESLHYTIAKAFGFEGQEMASFYRTDDEWNQGEEIPLFNMAEAGEAISMQTCILNETLPDENNKLIYVYDFLNMWTFYVDVVEINEDKRTDLPQTILEVGEIPSEAPEKEFVADKLGNEFDEEDDLDDDFGHYDDFDYNDY is encoded by the coding sequence ATGTACAAAATCAGAATTATTTTAGACACTAAAGAAGATGTTTTAAGAACTATTTTAGTTGATGACACCATTAACTTAGAAAGTTTGCACTATACCATTGCAAAAGCTTTTGGTTTTGAGGGACAAGAAATGGCATCTTTCTACAGAACTGATGATGAATGGAACCAAGGTGAAGAAATTCCTCTTTTTAACATGGCAGAAGCAGGTGAAGCAATTTCTATGCAGACGTGTATACTAAATGAAACGCTTCCTGATGAAAACAATAAACTTATTTACGTTTATGATTTTTTAAATATGTGGACGTTTTATGTTGATGTAGTGGAAATAAATGAAGACAAAAGAACAGATTTACCACAAACTATTTTAGAAGTTGGTGAAATACCAAGCGAAGCTCCAGAAAAAGAATTTGTTGCAGATAAACTAGGCAATGAGTTTGATGAAGAAGATGATTTAGATGACGACTTTGGGCATTATGATGACTTCGATTATAATGATTATTAA
- a CDS encoding PaaI family thioesterase, with the protein MDTESLLAAFNARNKNTLMETLDIEYVAIGDDFLTAKMPVSPKVHQPYGQLHGGATAALAETVGSAASNFFIDNKNQFINGIQLSINHIKSKREGIVYATAKNIHKGKSTHLWEVTIVDENDNLISVAKMTNIVLAKK; encoded by the coding sequence ATGGATACAGAAAGTCTTTTGGCTGCATTTAATGCACGTAATAAAAACACATTAATGGAAACGCTTGATATTGAGTATGTTGCTATTGGTGATGATTTTTTAACAGCAAAAATGCCTGTTTCTCCTAAAGTGCATCAGCCTTATGGACAATTGCATGGAGGTGCAACTGCTGCTTTGGCTGAAACTGTTGGTAGTGCTGCTTCTAATTTTTTTATAGATAATAAAAATCAATTTATAAACGGAATTCAACTTTCTATTAACCATATTAAAAGTAAAAGAGAGGGTATTGTTTATGCAACAGCTAAGAATATTCATAAAGGAAAAAGCACGCATTTGTGGGAAGTAACAATAGTAGATGAGAATGATAATCTGATTTCTGTGGCTAAAATGACAAATATTGTTTTGGCTAAAAAATAG
- a CDS encoding alpha/beta fold hydrolase yields the protein MNKLKKLLKYLIGFLFLSLILGYFSFYYFTKPKSDEKILSEFKALGIKPELTYETFRGFTYRKIKITNDKDLPTMVFVHGTIGSSLDFIGYMSDSVLAKKTNFISYDRVGYNYDDEHGTQASIAFERDLLQSITKDLKRRKTIVVGYSYGGPIALADTNDYKKTILIAPAVYHKVEPEFWFVNIYKWSLTKWLVPNIWKQAGKEKLTHKEDLQKFDNIWTENKNDIISIHGTEDVIVPFSNSEYLLEQFPEKQFKLVKIPGAKHFLIWEDFDIIKEQFLKSLD from the coding sequence ATGAATAAATTAAAAAAGCTTTTAAAATATTTAATTGGGTTTCTGTTCCTCAGCTTAATTTTAGGTTATTTCTCATTTTATTATTTTACCAAACCTAAGTCTGATGAAAAGATTTTATCAGAGTTTAAAGCATTAGGTATTAAGCCTGAATTAACCTATGAAACTTTTAGAGGGTTTACCTACAGAAAGATAAAAATAACTAATGATAAAGATTTACCTACTATGGTTTTTGTTCATGGTACAATTGGTTCATCTTTAGATTTTATTGGTTATATGAGTGACTCTGTTTTGGCAAAGAAAACAAACTTTATAAGTTATGATAGAGTAGGATATAATTATGATGATGAGCATGGAACGCAAGCTTCTATTGCTTTTGAGCGTGATTTGTTACAAAGTATTACTAAAGATTTAAAGCGTCGTAAAACAATAGTAGTTGGTTATTCTTATGGAGGTCCAATAGCTTTGGCAGACACTAATGATTATAAAAAAACAATATTAATAGCACCTGCAGTTTATCATAAAGTAGAACCAGAATTTTGGTTCGTAAATATTTATAAATGGAGTTTAACAAAATGGTTAGTGCCAAATATTTGGAAACAAGCAGGTAAAGAAAAGTTAACTCATAAAGAAGATTTGCAAAAGTTTGATAATATTTGGACAGAGAATAAAAATGATATTATAAGCATTCATGGTACAGAAGATGTTATTGTTCCTTTTTCAAACTCAGAATACTTGCTAGAACAATTTCCTGAGAAACAATTTAAATTAGTAAAGATTCCTGGAGCAAAACATTTTTTAATTTGGGAAGATTTTGATATCATAAAAGAACAATTCTTAAAAAGTTTAGATTGA
- a CDS encoding isochorismate synthase translates to MNIFNKIHEHFADNKPFVAYSKPNESKLSAFFMQSDTLRITENFEVSGFVFAPFDEVEDAILFPKEESEFYQKNIDFDDLLIESESVLSDQEDLLAKEKHIKIVNKAIDTIEKSNLEKIVISRNEIVDLEKFDLLRVYKSLLKKYQNAFVYVWFHPKVGLWLGATPETLLHVEGDKFKTMSLAGTQVYQENKNPEWKSKELEEQQLVTYFIESQLNPISFNLKIDATETIRAGNLLHLRTRVEGRLSTNANLEQLIRAIHPTPAVCGLPRKSAKDFILNNEGYNRTFYTGFLGELNLKNTTNSIQKSQLFVNLRCMSIKDNSAVIYVGGGITKDSVAEKEYEETVSKSKTMKTVL, encoded by the coding sequence TTGAATATTTTTAATAAAATACATGAGCATTTTGCTGATAACAAGCCTTTTGTGGCTTATAGTAAACCAAATGAATCAAAGTTAAGTGCATTTTTTATGCAATCTGATACTCTTAGAATTACAGAAAATTTTGAGGTTTCTGGTTTTGTTTTTGCACCCTTTGATGAAGTAGAAGATGCAATACTTTTTCCTAAAGAGGAATCTGAGTTTTATCAAAAGAATATAGATTTCGATGACTTACTTATAGAAAGTGAGTCTGTCTTAAGTGATCAAGAAGATCTGCTTGCAAAGGAGAAGCACATTAAAATTGTAAATAAGGCTATTGATACTATAGAAAAATCAAATCTAGAGAAAATAGTTATTTCAAGAAATGAAATAGTCGATTTAGAAAAATTTGATCTATTAAGGGTTTACAAATCCTTGTTAAAAAAATATCAAAACGCATTTGTATATGTATGGTTTCATCCTAAAGTAGGTTTGTGGTTAGGTGCAACACCTGAAACTTTATTACATGTTGAAGGTGATAAATTTAAAACGATGTCTTTAGCTGGTACACAAGTTTATCAAGAAAATAAAAATCCTGAATGGAAATCTAAAGAGTTAGAAGAGCAGCAATTGGTAACTTACTTTATTGAAAGCCAATTAAACCCTATTTCATTCAATTTAAAAATCGATGCTACAGAAACCATTAGAGCTGGTAATTTATTGCATTTAAGAACAAGGGTAGAAGGTAGGCTAAGTACAAATGCCAATCTAGAGCAATTAATTAGAGCTATTCATCCAACACCTGCTGTTTGTGGTTTGCCAAGAAAGTCTGCTAAAGATTTTATATTGAATAACGAAGGCTATAATAGAACTTTTTACACAGGGTTTTTAGGTGAACTGAATTTAAAGAATACTACAAATTCAATTCAAAAATCGCAGTTATTTGTAAATTTGAGATGTATGTCTATTAAAGATAATTCAGCAGTTATATATGTTGGTGGAGGAATTACCAAAGACAGTGTTGCAGAAAAAGAATATGAAGAAACAGTTTCTAAAAGTAAAACAATGAAAACTGTTTTATAA
- a CDS encoding PUR family DNA/RNA-binding protein has translation MAERVEQEEIFSQVLRAGRRTYFFDVRATKADDYYLTVTESKKFTHDDGSFHYQKHKIYLYKEDFSDFHEMLKKATDYIVAEKGDEVISERHQKDFKKEDHTNKEETTSAKSFTDVSFDDI, from the coding sequence ATGGCAGAGAGAGTTGAACAGGAAGAAATTTTTTCGCAGGTATTAAGAGCTGGTAGAAGAACTTACTTTTTTGATGTTAGAGCTACCAAAGCAGATGATTATTATCTAACAGTAACTGAAAGCAAAAAATTTACACACGATGATGGCTCTTTCCATTATCAAAAACATAAGATTTATCTTTACAAAGAAGACTTTTCTGATTTTCATGAAATGTTAAAAAAAGCTACAGATTATATTGTTGCTGAAAAAGGAGATGAAGTTATTAGTGAACGTCATCAAAAAGATTTTAAGAAAGAAGATCATACTAATAAAGAAGAAACAACCTCTGCAAAGAGTTTTACTGATGTTTCTTTTGACGATATTTAA
- a CDS encoding ABC transporter ATP-binding protein: MKALQYLNKYFSKYKWRIIIGLLITILSKLLALQVPRIIGDSFNIVEDYLDNTISDLAFVKHELLMNVLIIVGVALLSGFFTFLMRQTIIVTSRLIEFDLKNEIYQQYQKLSLNFYKKNRTGDLMNRISEDVSKVRMYVGPAIMYTMNMIVLFAVGFTQMLQVDKQLTLYTLIPFPLLSISIFILSKVIHKRSTIVQQYLSKLTTFNQEFFSGIDVVKSYGIERSIIKDFDVISDESKEKNIDLQKANALFFPLMILLIGISNLIVIYIGGLRYINGEIQSGVIIEFIMYVNILTWPVAVVGWVTSMVQQAEASQARINEFLDEVPEIQNTNNNPTPIKGKVTFKDVSFTYEDTNITALKNIDLTVEAGETLAILGNTGSGKSTIIELISRLYDVTKGVILIDDTPIIEANLYDVRSQIGFVPQDPFLFSDTIGNNIKFGKEEATKDEIIDAAKNAVVHDNIVEFTNGYDTILGERGVTLSGGQKQRVSIARAIIKNPKILIFDDCLSAVDTETEEKILSNLEKVSKNKTTFIISHRVSSAKNADKIIVLDEGRIAQQGTHNQLIKTEGYYKDLYEQQLLEKEI; encoded by the coding sequence TTGAAAGCATTACAATATCTTAATAAATACTTTTCGAAATATAAATGGCGAATTATAATTGGTTTGCTTATTACCATACTTTCTAAGTTACTTGCATTACAAGTACCTAGAATTATTGGTGATTCTTTTAATATTGTCGAAGATTATTTAGACAATACTATATCTGATTTAGCCTTTGTTAAGCATGAGCTTTTAATGAATGTTCTTATTATTGTTGGTGTTGCATTATTGAGTGGATTCTTTACTTTTTTAATGAGACAAACCATAATTGTTACTTCTAGGTTGATAGAGTTCGATTTGAAAAACGAGATTTATCAACAATATCAAAAATTATCTCTCAATTTTTACAAGAAAAATAGAACTGGAGATTTAATGAATAGAATAAGTGAAGATGTTTCTAAAGTAAGAATGTATGTTGGGCCAGCAATTATGTATACCATGAATATGATTGTACTTTTTGCTGTTGGTTTTACCCAAATGCTTCAAGTAGATAAACAACTTACATTATACACTTTAATTCCTTTTCCTTTATTATCAATTTCAATATTTATACTTTCTAAGGTTATTCATAAAAGAAGTACTATTGTTCAGCAATATTTATCTAAATTAACCACTTTTAATCAAGAGTTTTTCTCAGGGATAGATGTTGTAAAATCTTATGGAATTGAACGTTCTATAATTAAAGATTTTGATGTTATTTCTGATGAAAGCAAAGAAAAAAATATCGACTTACAGAAAGCCAACGCTTTATTTTTTCCTTTAATGATTTTATTAATTGGAATTAGTAATTTAATTGTGATTTACATTGGTGGCTTACGTTATATAAATGGAGAAATTCAATCTGGAGTTATCATAGAGTTCATCATGTATGTAAATATTTTAACATGGCCTGTAGCTGTTGTTGGCTGGGTTACATCAATGGTGCAACAAGCTGAAGCTTCGCAAGCAAGAATTAATGAATTTTTAGATGAAGTACCAGAAATACAAAATACAAACAACAACCCTACTCCTATTAAAGGTAAAGTAACTTTTAAAGATGTTTCATTTACTTATGAAGACACCAATATTACAGCTTTAAAAAATATAGATTTAACTGTTGAAGCAGGAGAAACCTTAGCTATCTTAGGAAACACAGGCTCAGGAAAGTCTACCATTATAGAATTAATATCTAGACTCTATGATGTTACTAAAGGTGTAATACTTATTGATGATACACCAATTATAGAAGCTAATTTATATGATGTTAGAAGTCAAATTGGTTTTGTTCCTCAAGATCCATTTTTATTTTCAGACACTATAGGCAACAATATTAAATTTGGTAAAGAAGAAGCTACCAAAGATGAAATTATAGATGCAGCTAAAAATGCTGTTGTACATGATAATATAGTTGAGTTCACAAATGGTTATGACACTATTTTAGGTGAACGTGGAGTAACTTTATCTGGAGGACAAAAACAACGTGTTTCTATTGCTAGAGCAATTATAAAGAATCCTAAAATTTTAATTTTTGACGATTGTTTATCTGCTGTAGATACAGAAACAGAAGAAAAAATACTGTCAAACTTAGAAAAAGTATCTAAAAACAAAACTACTTTTATTATCAGTCATAGAGTTTCATCAGCAAAAAATGCAGATAAAATTATCGTTTTAGATGAAGGTAGAATTGCACAGCAAGGAACTCATAATCAACTAATAAAAACAGAAGGCTACTACAAAGACCTTTATGAACAACAACTTTTAGAAAAAGAAATTTAA